The Ipomoea triloba cultivar NCNSP0323 chromosome 4, ASM357664v1 DNA segment CCCCCTAGTTGTTGTGGGGTGAAACTAATTAATAGGATAGTTATtgaaaagataattttttttgttcttttctacTTTTTGGTACGAAGGAAGATattatttcttcaaaaaaaaaaacgtgaaaTTGTTAgaatgtaattttataattcaatttcacATTATTGCTTCCAAATTATTAAAAGTGATACATCATCCTCAAAAACGTGAACTGAGAATATTATAATATGGAGACAATTTCAGTCAAATTGATCAGATATTACAACACACTCTccaatataaattaaagaatgttAATATGAAGAAAATGCAACCTTATTACTCAattcattaaataatattatcaaaaaaaaattcattaaataacAAATTTGTGTAACGGTCAGAAAGACAGTCGGATGGTAACGGTCATCTCAGCTCCCTCCACACAACCACAACGTACAACGTTGCCACTCACGTGATTCGcccctctctccctctctctctctctctctctctctctctctctcttaaacGCATTTCTCTGTCCAACATTTCCCTgatatataacaaatatatcACTCTGTAATCTGCACAAAATAACGAGGTTTTGATCTCCAAAGTTTCAACAATGGAGGTTGCTGTAATCGACTGGAAGAACTTAGATTCCAGGTTTGTAAAAGACGATCTATTCGAACACTTCAATGCTCCTCAATGGGTCGATTTCTCCGCCCCCGACGACGCCGCCGTCGCCGTCGACGACGAAGCTTGGTTCTGCCGCCCCGGTAACCTCTCCGGCGAACACTACTTCTGTATCCACTTGTATAAGCGATTATATACTCATTCTTTACTTCCCCCGTAATTTCTTGCGCAGATTGCAATCACCCCAAGACAGTAGAGGACTTTTACAATGCAGCATTAACGCCTACCTCAGAGGTTTATATTTTCTCGCTGTTCATTGCCTCTTTGGTTTTCGACGAAATGCCCAAATGAAGAACTTTACTTAGATTTCTTGTTTTGATTTCACTGGAGCAGTAATTGAGTTTCACTCCATAGAAGATTTAAGAATCTGACCTCTTTAACTTCTCAATTGGTGAAAGATCACATCTTGAATCTTGATGCCAAGAACGAGTGTGGGTCTGGGGGTGGGGGTAGATTAACTCTAGTTTTCtgcatttttttcctttttattagcAATTATAAGAGAATTCATCATAATGTTGATATGTGAATACATATCATACAGGCAAACTTGTTTTCTTTTGGCCCTTTTATGAGAGATGAGTTCTAACTTTTTTCTccaaattttatgttttaaagCTTCGAAGAGCAGCCAGTGTTTCTGAGATTCCTCCACTCAGGGAGAGAAATAGAAGGTAATAGCAAATGCCCTATTTTTATGCAGGGTCTTTTATTACATTTAAGCAGTAGAAAAAGTTAGAGAATCTAAAATGCAATTTCACTTGCAGTTTCAGAGATGCCAACTTGAAAAATAAAGGGCAAGTTCTTCAGCCTGGAATGTCATTGAACAAAGATGCGAAATCTAATAGGGTGGTTGGGGATAGTGAGAATCAGAACCCTAACTTCATGACCCCTCCTCGGTTAAAAGCTAAGGCCCTCAAAGAGGCAATCAAGTCGAGCATGGAGAGGGAGGCGGTGGAAGAGAACTCCGTGTATAGGGAACAAACGCGGAGGTTGAGGAGTACCCTATCTGCAAGAAATCTGTTTGGCGGTGGTGGTTTGATGAACAAGGTCTCAGAGTTTTGCAATGAGTTGAAGAAATTGGCTTCGAGGGCTAGGGAGAAAGAGAGAGCTGAGAACGAGACTCCTATAATGGTGAATAAACAGAAGATTAAAGCACATTTTGGTGATGAAATGAAAGGCTTGGATGATGAGAAACCAAAGGAGAGGAAGCCATTGCTCGAGTTGAGTAAAGAAAAATGCGAAGCCAATGCAAGTTCCGCGGAGAAGCAGACAAAGAAGCTGTAAACTCTTTTTCCCTCTCTTCACTGCATTACTGCATAGTTCATACATTCATAGCATGTTATTAATGGTCTgtaaaatgtgaaatttcatCTTTGGTTTGAATCTTGAAAAGCTACCATGAACTTTCTGGTCTTAGTACTAGCCTAACGTGTTGTTAATCATCTGAGCAGAAGAAAGGCCGATGCAGAAAACACCCCAATCAGAGTAGACGTGAAGAACATCAAACGCAATTTAGATGAGAGCTTGATGCAGATCCGCACTTCTCCTCCAACTCCTCAATGTTTTTCAGCTACCAAGGGCAGCACTCCACATAACGCTCCTCGGTCTAAACCCCAAGTATGCATTCATTTCTAATCAAAATCCTTTTTTTTCATCAACTTGTCAAGTAGACTTAAATGCAGCAACCCAGAATTAAAACTTACAACCCCTCAGTTCCCAAGATTCCAATAGAtcaatgaacatttttttttttgaaagaagcTCAAACGCTCAACTTAGGAATACTGTGACTGCTCCTAATCTGCTTTATGATGCTACATAACCCTACATTAGATGAATGTTGTAGCTACCTAA contains these protein-coding regions:
- the LOC116015105 gene encoding uncharacterized protein LOC116015105; translation: MEVAVIDWKNLDSRFVKDDLFEHFNAPQWVDFSAPDDAAVAVDDEAWFCRPDCNHPKTVEDFYNAALTPTSELRRAASVSEIPPLRERNRSFRDANLKNKGQVLQPGMSLNKDAKSNRVVGDSENQNPNFMTPPRLKAKALKEAIKSSMEREAVEENSVYREQTRRLRSTLSARNLFGGGGLMNKVSEFCNELKKLASRAREKERAENETPIMVNKQKIKAHFGDEMKGLDDEKPKERKPLLELSKEKCEANASSAEKQTKKLRKADAENTPIRVDVKNIKRNLDESLMQIRTSPPTPQCFSATKGSTPHNAPRSKPQERGILQELKQGSSKDGNNGSGKKNNHGGHVSSILTERGEARGLDVLWFLKPCTLSS